In Streptomyces nojiriensis, one genomic interval encodes:
- a CDS encoding NAD-dependent epimerase/dehydratase family protein, with protein MGKVVLVTGAARQLGGRFVRRIQRDPDVERVIAVDAVTPPHRLGSAEFVRTDIRRSAIARVLAEHAVDTVVHLAVTGGSAGTGGAHSTVKETNVIGTMQLLGACQKSPTVRRLVVKSSTSVYGGTPRDPAVFTETTEPKSLPAGGFAKDAAEVEGYVRGFARRRPDVAVCVLRFANILGPFADSALAEYFSIPVMPTVLGYDPRLQFVHEDDVLEVLRLAAREPRRGTLNSGTFNVAGDGVLLLSQCSRRLGRPTLPLLLPALNWVGAALRTVGASDFSPEQIRLLTHGRVVETTQMREVLGFEPLYTTAETFADFARSRGTGLLPPERVGRAVDRVAAMLDADGLDGLEDDAYAAEGAKR; from the coding sequence GTGGGGAAGGTCGTACTCGTCACCGGGGCTGCCCGGCAGTTGGGCGGCCGCTTCGTGCGCCGGATCCAGCGTGATCCGGACGTCGAGCGGGTGATCGCGGTGGACGCCGTGACACCGCCGCACCGGCTCGGATCGGCGGAGTTCGTCCGTACGGACATCAGACGGTCGGCGATCGCCAGAGTGCTGGCCGAGCACGCCGTCGACACGGTGGTCCATCTGGCGGTCACCGGAGGCAGCGCGGGAACGGGCGGTGCGCACAGCACCGTCAAGGAAACGAACGTCATCGGCACCATGCAGCTCCTCGGGGCCTGCCAGAAGTCGCCGACGGTACGACGGCTCGTGGTGAAGTCCAGTACCAGCGTCTACGGCGGCACCCCCCGGGACCCGGCCGTCTTCACCGAGACCACGGAGCCGAAGTCCCTGCCGGCGGGCGGCTTCGCCAAGGACGCCGCCGAGGTCGAGGGCTACGTACGGGGCTTCGCGCGCAGACGGCCGGACGTCGCGGTGTGCGTCCTGCGGTTCGCGAACATCCTGGGGCCCTTCGCGGACTCGGCGCTCGCCGAGTACTTCTCGATCCCGGTGATGCCGACCGTGCTGGGGTACGACCCGCGGCTGCAGTTCGTGCACGAGGACGACGTCCTCGAAGTGCTGCGGCTGGCGGCGCGGGAGCCCCGGCGCGGGACCTTGAACAGCGGGACGTTCAACGTCGCGGGTGACGGCGTACTGCTGCTGTCGCAGTGCTCGCGGCGGCTCGGCCGGCCCACGCTGCCGCTGCTGCTGCCCGCGTTGAACTGGGTGGGCGCCGCGCTGCGGACGGTCGGGGCCAGTGACTTCTCGCCGGAGCAGATAAGGCTGCTCACCCACGGCCGGGTCGTGGAGACCACGCAGATGCGCGAGGTCCTCGGCTTCGAGCCGCTCTACACGACCGCCGAGACCTTCGCGGACTTCGCGCGGAGCCGGGGGACAGGTCTGCTGCCGCCGGAGCGGGTCGGACGGGCCGTGGACCGGGTGGCGGCCATGCTGGACGCAGACGGGCTCGACGGGCTCGAGGACGACGCCTACGCGGCTGAAGGAGCGAAGCGATAG
- a CDS encoding 30S ribosomal protein bS22 — MGSVIKKRRKRMAKKKHRKLLKRTRVQRRNKK; from the coding sequence GTGGGCTCTGTTATCAAGAAGCGGCGCAAGCGGATGGCTAAGAAGAAGCACCGCAAGCTGCTCAAGCGCACCCGCGTCCAGCGCCGTAACAAGAAGTAA
- a CDS encoding lysophospholipid acyltransferase family protein, whose protein sequence is MADAKVIPFDEDRPRRRIPRRVRAVPAAEPVVEPPAAPEPAPAAAPGDSWDRRIAGGLAFLRRRVTGDYEVDDFGYDKELTDQVLMSLMRPLYDKYFRVEVKGIENIPAEGGALIVANHSGTLPLDGLMLQVAVHDHHPAERHLRLLAADLVFMLPVVNELARKAGHTLACAEDAQRLLEAGELVGVMPEGFKGIGKPFGDRYKLQRFGRGGFVSTALRAGTPIVPCSIVGAEEIYPMVGNAKTLARLLGVPYFPITPTFPWLGPLGAVPLPTKWTIQFGEPIPTDGYAAEAAEDPMLMFNLTDQVREQIQHTLYKLLVQRRSVFF, encoded by the coding sequence GTGGCGGACGCCAAGGTCATTCCGTTCGACGAGGACCGGCCGCGGCGGCGGATCCCCCGCCGTGTGCGGGCGGTGCCCGCTGCCGAGCCGGTGGTGGAGCCGCCGGCGGCTCCCGAGCCGGCGCCGGCCGCGGCGCCCGGTGACAGCTGGGACCGGCGGATCGCCGGCGGGCTGGCGTTCCTGCGGCGGCGGGTCACCGGGGACTACGAGGTCGACGACTTCGGCTACGACAAGGAGCTGACGGACCAGGTCCTGATGTCCCTGATGCGGCCGCTGTACGACAAGTACTTCCGGGTCGAGGTCAAGGGCATCGAGAACATCCCGGCGGAGGGCGGCGCGCTGATCGTGGCCAACCACTCCGGGACGCTGCCGCTCGACGGGCTGATGCTCCAGGTCGCCGTGCACGACCACCACCCGGCGGAGCGGCACCTGCGGCTGCTGGCGGCGGACCTGGTGTTCATGCTGCCGGTGGTCAACGAGCTGGCCCGCAAGGCGGGGCACACCCTGGCGTGCGCGGAGGACGCGCAGCGGCTGCTGGAGGCCGGGGAGCTGGTCGGTGTGATGCCGGAGGGCTTCAAGGGGATAGGGAAGCCGTTCGGGGACCGGTACAAGCTGCAGCGGTTCGGGCGCGGCGGGTTCGTGTCGACGGCGCTTCGGGCGGGGACGCCGATCGTGCCGTGCTCGATCGTGGGGGCGGAGGAGATCTACCCCATGGTCGGCAACGCGAAGACGCTCGCACGGCTGCTGGGGGTCCCGTACTTCCCGATCACGCCGACGTTCCCGTGGCTGGGGCCGCTGGGCGCGGTGCCTTTGCCGACGAAGTGGACGATCCAGTTCGGGGAGCCGATCCCGACGGACGGGTACGCCGCGGAGGCGGCGGAGGACCCGATGCTGATGTTCAACCTCACGGACCAGGTGCGGGAGCAGATCCAGCACACGCTCTACAAGCTGCTGGTGCAGCGGCGGTCCGTGTTCTTCTGA
- a CDS encoding helix-turn-helix domain-containing protein — protein sequence MAAGERPLSEVQFLTVAEVASVMRVSKMTVYRLVHNGHLPAIRVGRSFRVPENAVHEYLRESYVGVESA from the coding sequence ATGGCTGCTGGCGAGAGGCCTCTCAGTGAGGTTCAGTTCCTGACCGTGGCGGAGGTCGCCTCGGTGATGCGAGTGTCGAAGATGACCGTGTACCGGCTGGTGCACAACGGTCATCTGCCCGCAATCCGGGTGGGCCGGTCCTTCCGGGTCCCCGAGAACGCGGTCCACGAGTACCTCCGAGAGTCCTATGTGGGGGTGGAGTCGGCCTGA